The Natribaculum luteum genome contains the following window.
CAGGCGACTCGAGAAAGAAGATCGCGCTGCTACTGCGCAGAACCTTGAGCGCCGACCACGTCACGACGACGGCGATCAGTGCCGCTGTGAGCGGATCGACGACTCGGAGCCCGGTCACTTCCACGACGAGCACGGAGACGATGACGGCGACCGAGCCGCCGGCGTCGCCCAGCAGGTGGTAGAACGCGCCCTTCTCGTTGAGGCTCATCGCGTCGCCGTGGAGGACGTAGACCGAACCGACGTTGACCAGCAGGCCGCCCGTCGCGATGGCGAGCGTGGGCCCGGTCCCGATGGCGACGGGCGCCAGGAACCGCTGGTAGGACTCCCAGAGGATGAAGCCGACCATCGGCAAGAGCAGTAGTCCGTTGAGGAACGCGGCGAACGGTTCGAGGCGGTGGAGGCCGTACGACCAGCGGTCGCCGTTCCCGTAACGTTCGGCGACGTGGGCGGCCGCGAAGGCCATCACGTACGCCAGCGCGTCGAAGAGCATGTGGAACGCGTCGCTGACGAGCGCGATCGACCCGAACGCGAGACCGCCAGCGAGTTCGACGAGAAAGCCGGCGACGTTGATGAGCGAGACCGCGGCGAGTTTGCGGCTGCTCGTCGATTCGTCGTGCCCGTCTCCGTGGCCGTGACTGTGGCCGTCGTGAGCGTGGGAGTCGTCGTGGGCGTGCGCCGACTCGGGAGGGCTCATCGTGCGTCGAACTCGGCGCTCACAACTTAATAATTCAACTGCTATTATAGGCCAGATCGTACGCTATCTTTAGTATCTATTCGGGGATCGATTAATAACAGCACTCGATATCGAATCGCTACCGCCGCCGGTGGGTGCGTCCGCGGCCCCCACGACGCCCGCGTCCCGCGAGTCTATCGGCTCGAGGGGTCGATCTCGAGTGGGTCGGCCGTCAGCAGGCCGTCGACGACTGCCGAACCGACGCGCGCGGCGTTTTCGACGGCCAGTTCGAGGCTCTCGCTCGTCCCGTCGAAGCTCTCTTCGACCGACTGGTCGGGTGCCGGCCGATCGTAGTTCGCGACGGCCCGCACGCTCAGGTACCGCTCGAGGAGGTCGAACCGCTCGAGGACGGTTGCCGTCGCCGCGTCTTCCATCTGCGTCGTCGCGTACGGCTCGACGTCGTAGGCGTCACAGAGCCACTCGACCTCGCGAGCGACGCCCGACCCGTGCCAGAATTCGTCGCCCGTGACCGTCGTGCCGACGTCGACTGTGGGACGGTCGCCACGCGCGTCCGGGTATCGACGCTGGTACTCGCGGACGGCCTCGTCCGACTCGAGGTCGACCTCGTCTGCGGCCGTGACGGCGACGGCCACGAGGTCGTCGTTCAGCCGGGTGACGGCGTCGTCCGGCTGATAGGCGAGGACGTCGATCGACGGGCCGTCCGTCCTCTCGTCTCGATCCCAGCGGTGTTTCCGGTCCCAGTCGAGGATCGCGTCGGCGACGAACACGGAGCCAAGCGCCGTCGTCGCGGGCGACGATCCCGCGATGCCTGCCGAGAGGACGTACGCCGACTCGAGGTCGACCCCCGGCGCGGCCGCGAGCGCGGCGACCGTCGTCGCGGCGTCGCTCTTGCCCAGTCCGGTCGTCGTGACGGCGACGCCTTCCTCACACAGGAAAAGCGGTCGCTCGAGTCCCGGGATCGTGAGCGCGTCGACGGGATCGTACCGCTCGAGCCAGGGCTGACGCTCGTCGAGTGGTGGGTCGAACGCGACCGCCGGCAGGACGAGCGCGGACGGGCGTACGGGGTCGTCGTGGTCGACGGGACGTGGATCGAGAACACGTTCGCTCATCGCTCTTCTCTCGTCGCGGGATGGCGAAGTATCCTCGGGCTTGCGGTGCCGGGAGACCTCAAGAACTATCGGCCTCGGATTCGACCCTGGGAGCGTGACGAGCGACGACGAGTTCATCACCCGGGCGCGGACCTACGCTCGAACCGTCGACCTTGACGTCGACCTCGAGCGCATCGAGTGGGAGCTTTCGACCCGGGCGCGTCGACGGGCGGGTGCCTGCCGGTGGGACGCCGACCGCGAGGTCGCGACGATCGTTCTCGCGCGGCGTGCCTGCGAGGGTTACGACCGCGAGACGCTCGAGGCGGTGGTCCGACACGAACTCGTCCACGCCTGGGAGTTCCAGCGCTTCGGCGAGTCGGGTCACGGACCGCGGTTTCGCGAGCAGGCAGCGGCGATCGACGCACCGCGCCACTGCGAGTCGTTCGCGACGCCGCGGTACGTCCTTCGCTGTCGCGAGGGCGACTGCGAGTGGCGGGCCGAGCGCCACCGGGCGTCGAAACCCGTCAGCGCACCCGAGCGCTACCGGTGTGGCGTCTGTGGCAGCTGCTACGAGGTCGAACACGTCGACAGCGGTCGGACGTGGACGACCGCGAGCGGCTACGGCGGGACGAAGGCGGCGCTCGGCGACCGGTGGTAGCGCCGCTAGACGATCGTCTCGAACTCCTCGAGCGAGGCCAGTTCGTAGGTCGGTTCGTGCTCGGGGGCCGTCTCGTGGCCGAGGTTGATCCACGCCGAGTCCATCCCCATCGCGTTCGCGCCGGCGACGTCCGTGTAGACGTTGTCGCCGACGTAGATCGTCCCGGACGGTTCGACGTCGATCCCCGAGAGGGCCATCTCGAACGGCTTCGAGTGGGGTTTGGGCGGAACGCCGTCTCTGGGATCGACGAAGACCGTCACGTCGAAGAAGTCGGAGATACCGAGTGCCTCGAGTTTCTGTGACTGCATCTCCTCGGTGCCGTTGGTGATGAGACCGACCGGTCCCCGTTCGTCGGCGAGGTCGAGGGCGGCCTCGGCACCGGATCGAAAGCGGACGGCGGCCGGATCGATCGTCTCGAGGTACGCACTCGCGAGGTCGGGCGAGACGGCAGGATCGGCGCCGGCACGGTCGGCCGCCTCCTCGAACGTTCGTTCGAAGAACTCCTGGTCGGTCTCGGCGTCCGTGACCTCGTTGGACGCGGCTCGAAGCCCGGCGACGGTGCAGAACTGGTCGACGCCCGCCCGTTCGAAGGCCGTCTCGAGCAGCTGCGACCGTCCCTGGATCGGCTCACAGAGGGTGCTGTCGAGATCGAAATAGATCGCGTCGTAGGCAGCCATCTGTACTGCTGTAGGGGAGCGGACACTCTCAACGTTTCGCTGACTCCGTGAACGAGTCAGCGGGTTCGACTCGAGTTCCATCGCCGATTCCGGAGCCGTTATTTTTCCTGACACGCCTCTCGGGATATGGAAGTCGTCAAGCGCGTCCACGTCGTCCCGCTTGGCTACGAGTTCGATCGGATTCTCGAGCCGATTCGCGACCAGCGAGCGGATCTGGTCTACCTGCTCGAGGACGAGGGCGCGAGCCACGGGGACACGGCGGACGACCGACGGGAGGAGCACAGCGACGGCCACGTCGAGCGGAACGCGACGGCGACAGCGGAGTATCACGAGGCGTTGTACGAGGAACTCGAGTCGGTCGTCCCCGACGTTCGGACCTGGGAGTGTGACCTGACAGATGTGTACGCGGTCCTCGGAGACGTGACGACGATCGCCGCGAAACACGCCGAGGATCAGGTGTACGTCAACGTCTCCGGCGCGGGGACGATCCCGGCGATCGGCGCGACGATCGCGTGCATGGACGTCTCGACGGACGCCCACGCCTACTACGTCGACCCGTCGACGTACGCCCACGACGGGACGACCGAGCCAAGCTCCTTCGGGGTCGACGAAATCGAAGGCATCCCGACCTACCCGATCGAGTCGCCGACGCGCGATCAGGTCGCGATCATGGAGTTTCTCACCGATCCCGACGCGTGGGAGGGGTACCACGACGACCGGACGACCCCACCCAAGAAGAAAGACCTCATCGAGTACGCTCGAGAGCAGGACCTCTCGTTTATGGCCGACCGCCGCGCACCCGACGAGCGCGCCGGCGAGGACAAGGGTGCGTTTCGGATACTCGACACGCACGTCCTCGAGCCGCTGGCCGAGGACGGCTACGTCACGATCGAATCCGTCGGCCGCCGACGCGTCGTCGAGTTGACCGAGCGCGGCGAGAACGCCTACCGGGCGTTCCGACACAAGCTCGGCGACGGGACCAACTACGTCGGATAAGTGGCCCGCTTAGTTCTCGGCGTACACCAGTACGTAGAGTTTCGTGCCTAGCCGAGCGAGCTCGAGGTCGGCCTCGAGTCGGTCGATGTGGTCACGAAGTGCCGCCGCGTCGAGCCCCGGGCACTCGCAGTCGGTGCGGGAGTCGAGGTGGCTGCTCGCGCGGGCGAGCAGGAAGGGCGCGGCGTCAGCGAGGAGCGAGCCCGGAAGCTCGGGGCCAGCGTTGCGGCCGCGCTCGACCGCGGCCAGGACCTCCTGGGCCACGACGAGCGTTTGCCGGAGCGAGCGGATCTCGTCGGCATCGGCGGGCGGGCTCAGATACGTCGCCAGCAACTCGTCGGCGTCGACGACTCGATCCGGATCGACGTCGAACGCGGCCGCGATCCGTTCGCGGTCGGGTTCACCGACGCCGGTCCGACGGGCGGCGAGCTGGATGGCACCCAGTACGGCAGCCGGTCGTCCGTACTCGAGCGTCGCCATCTCGCCTGCGTGGTCGAACGCTGCTCGCGCGACTGCGGCCGCAGCATCCACCTCGAGTCGGTGGGCGGCACAGTCGATCGTCAGTTCTGCGGGCATCTCGAGGTGGCGCTGACCCATATCGTATCGGTCGCCCGACGGGATATTATCAACTTTGGAGAAAGTATCGATATCTTCGTTACTATCTAGAAAATCAGTACTATCTGACCGGCTGCGACGGTTCGACCGACCGCACCGTCACGTCGTGCCTGCCGGCCGTCTCGTCCCTCCGACTCGGTCGGGTGCCATCGTTTCTGCCAGATTCGCCACGTTCAAGCCGGTCCCCTTCGACGGTCGAGATATGACGAGAGCAGTCTGGGTCAAAGCCGACGACGCAGTCGGCGACTGGGACGACCGCCGGGCGCGGATCACCGCCGCGCTCGAGGCGGGTGCTGACTGGGTACTGGTCGACGAAGGCGACGTCGAACGCGTCCGCGAACTCGGCGACATCGGCGTCGCCGCGTTCCGGACGGACGGCGACGTGACGATGATCGACGACGCCGAAGGCGACGAAACCGGCGCACAGCCGGACGCCTTCGTCGTCGGCAAGGACGGCGAGGGTGACGCGACGATCGATCTTCCCTCCGACTTCTCGGGCTCTGCGGACCTCTCGACGCTGCGCCGCGACGGCGACGTCGACGCCGGTGCGTACGTCCGAATCCTGGGCAAGGAGTACGAGACGTTCGCCGAGGCGGCCACCGAGGAAGCCGAGTACACCATCGTCGTCGGCGAGGACTGGACGATCATCCCCCTCGAGAACCTGATCGCGCGCATCGGCGAGGAGACCGAACTCGTCGCGGGCGTCACGAGCGCCGAGGAGGCGAAGACGGCCTTCGAGACGCTCGAGCTCGGTGCCGACGCCGTCTTGCTCGACTCGGACGATCCCGACGAGATCCGCAAGACGGTCGAGGTGCGAGACGAGGCCGAACGCGAGACCCTGGACCTCCAGTGGGGCGAGGTCGTCGAGATCGAACGCGCCGGCTCCGCGGATCGAGTCTGCGTCGACACCGGGAGTATGCTCGAGCACGACGAGGGGATGCTCGTCGGCTCGATGGCCCGCGGTCTCGTGTTCGTCCACGCAGAGACCGCCGAGTCGCCGTACGTCGCCTCGCGGCCGTTCCGCGTCAACGCCGGCGCGGTCCACGCCTACGTCCGCACGCCCGACGGCGGCACGAAGTACCTCGCGGAACTGCAAAGCGGCGACGAGGTCCAGGTCGTCGACCTCGAGGGGCACACCCGCGAGGCGATCGTCGGCCGGGCGAAGATCGAGCAGCGGCCGATGTTCCGGCTCGCACTGGAGACCGACGACGGCGACCGCGTCGAGACGCTGTTGCAAAACGCCGAGACGATCAAGGTCGCCACGCCCGACGGACGCAAGGCAGTGACGGACGTCGAGGTCGGCGACGAACTCAAACTCTACTACGAGGACACGGCCCGCCACTTCGGCGAGGCCGTCGAAGAGAGCATCATCGAGAAGTGACCGTCGAAACCCGTCTCGAACCGGCGTAGTTTCTCTCAACCGATGCTTTCCCGAACCACTCTATACTGAGTGGTGTGTTAACAAGATACAACCCACGTTCGTCGGTCGGGTGTCGACGACGACCAGATCGACCTCTCGTGTGACATCTATTTGTGCGAGTCTGAGCCGTTCTCCCGGAGGATTAACCACTAACGTA
Protein-coding sequences here:
- a CDS encoding cation diffusion facilitator family transporter; its protein translation is MSPPESAHAHDDSHAHDGHSHGHGDGHDESTSSRKLAAVSLINVAGFLVELAGGLAFGSIALVSDAFHMLFDALAYVMAFAAAHVAERYGNGDRWSYGLHRLEPFAAFLNGLLLLPMVGFILWESYQRFLAPVAIGTGPTLAIATGGLLVNVGSVYVLHGDAMSLNEKGAFYHLLGDAGGSVAVIVSVLVVEVTGLRVVDPLTAALIAVVVTWSALKVLRSSSAIFFLESPVESDEIRARIRELDGVGRVDDFHAWQICSQITVATVHLETDVETMAQAETVVDRVHDELADYGIDHATVELSPRYADRDVHLDTHCH
- a CDS encoding purine nucleoside permease codes for the protein MSERVLDPRPVDHDDPVRPSALVLPAVAFDPPLDERQPWLERYDPVDALTIPGLERPLFLCEEGVAVTTTGLGKSDAATTVAALAAAPGVDLESAYVLSAGIAGSSPATTALGSVFVADAILDWDRKHRWDRDERTDGPSIDVLAYQPDDAVTRLNDDLVAVAVTAADEVDLESDEAVREYQRRYPDARGDRPTVDVGTTVTGDEFWHGSGVAREVEWLCDAYDVEPYATTQMEDAATATVLERFDLLERYLSVRAVANYDRPAPDQSVEESFDGTSESLELAVENAARVGSAVVDGLLTADPLEIDPSSR
- a CDS encoding SprT-like domain-containing protein, with amino-acid sequence MTSDDEFITRARTYARTVDLDVDLERIEWELSTRARRRAGACRWDADREVATIVLARRACEGYDRETLEAVVRHELVHAWEFQRFGESGHGPRFREQAAAIDAPRHCESFATPRYVLRCREGDCEWRAERHRASKPVSAPERYRCGVCGSCYEVEHVDSGRTWTTASGYGGTKAALGDRW
- a CDS encoding HAD family hydrolase; translation: MAAYDAIYFDLDSTLCEPIQGRSQLLETAFERAGVDQFCTVAGLRAASNEVTDAETDQEFFERTFEEAADRAGADPAVSPDLASAYLETIDPAAVRFRSGAEAALDLADERGPVGLITNGTEEMQSQKLEALGISDFFDVTVFVDPRDGVPPKPHSKPFEMALSGIDVEPSGTIYVGDNVYTDVAGANAMGMDSAWINLGHETAPEHEPTYELASLEEFETIV
- a CDS encoding DUF6293 family protein, giving the protein MEVVKRVHVVPLGYEFDRILEPIRDQRADLVYLLEDEGASHGDTADDRREEHSDGHVERNATATAEYHEALYEELESVVPDVRTWECDLTDVYAVLGDVTTIAAKHAEDQVYVNVSGAGTIPAIGATIACMDVSTDAHAYYVDPSTYAHDGTTEPSSFGVDEIEGIPTYPIESPTRDQVAIMEFLTDPDAWEGYHDDRTTPPKKKDLIEYAREQDLSFMADRRAPDERAGEDKGAFRILDTHVLEPLAEDGYVTIESVGRRRVVELTERGENAYRAFRHKLGDGTNYVG
- a CDS encoding 3-dehydroquinate synthase II, translated to MTRAVWVKADDAVGDWDDRRARITAALEAGADWVLVDEGDVERVRELGDIGVAAFRTDGDVTMIDDAEGDETGAQPDAFVVGKDGEGDATIDLPSDFSGSADLSTLRRDGDVDAGAYVRILGKEYETFAEAATEEAEYTIVVGEDWTIIPLENLIARIGEETELVAGVTSAEEAKTAFETLELGADAVLLDSDDPDEIRKTVEVRDEAERETLDLQWGEVVEIERAGSADRVCVDTGSMLEHDEGMLVGSMARGLVFVHAETAESPYVASRPFRVNAGAVHAYVRTPDGGTKYLAELQSGDEVQVVDLEGHTREAIVGRAKIEQRPMFRLALETDDGDRVETLLQNAETIKVATPDGRKAVTDVEVGDELKLYYEDTARHFGEAVEESIIEK